Proteins co-encoded in one Apodemus sylvaticus chromosome 6, mApoSyl1.1, whole genome shotgun sequence genomic window:
- the LOC127687807 gene encoding uncharacterized protein LOC127687807, producing MASQRPNRPTCIRAAFSSAGFRKWQRQARHRLQVSSRRNLMDFAEGIWREFLDPYDGDSEDTPGHSGCRSYRQRAYRLLGDRSRNSPSYTMKFRTAEEAGVEDSLPKAPDLTVKASAWAPIALEVNDVDMQPEGELKTPGPRESNGRPGRLSPSPEDWRMARAASPLMPVETPEIGRHLLSRARATRPPTRLGSERDKGPRLSLSKRKLELLLGEPERVKRKKKYVGQPRGPS from the exons ATGGCCAGCCAGAGGCCTAACCGACCCACCTGCATCAGGGCAGCGTTCAGTTCAGCTGGTTTTCGGAAGTGGCAGAGACAAGCGCGCCATCGTCTTCAG GTCAGCTCCAGAAGGAACCTCATGGACTTTGCTGAAGGCATCTGGAGAGAG TTTTTAGATCCTTATGATGGTGACTCGGAAGACACCCCGGGTCACTCCGGCTGCCGCAGCTACCGCCAGCGTGCCTACCGCCTCCTGGGGGACAGGAGCCGCAACTCGCCCTCCTACACAATGAAGTTCCGGACTGCTGAGGAGGCTGGCGTGGAAGACTCGCTCCCAAAGGCTCCAGACCTCACTGTGAAAGCCTCCGCCTGGGCCCCTATAGCCCTGGAAGTCAATGATGTCGACATGCAGCCCGAGGGCGAACTAAAGACACCGGGCCCCCGAGAGAGCAATGGGCGTCCTGGCAGGCTGTCCCCATCCCCAGAGGACTGGAGGATGGCAAGGGCTGCCAGCCCCCTCATGCCTGTGGAGACCCCAGAGATAGGCAGACACCTGCTGAGCAGAGCCAGAGCCACCCGGCCGCCGACCAGACTTGGGAGTGAAAGAGATAAGGGACCCAGGCTGTCgctttccaagagaaaactggaGCTCCTGCTTGGAGAGCCTGAGAGGGttaagaggaagaagaagtacGTGGGCCAGCCCAGGGGCCCAAGTTAG